From a single Kitasatospora azatica KCTC 9699 genomic region:
- a CDS encoding YciI family protein, with translation MQFLISLHINPAVLDALTDEEKVAIGAGHGTFIEALKQSGELISTQALVDPSQAVVVTVRNGQPVVTDGPFLEAKEHLGGFYLVDCEDKGRAIELAAQIPDASVEGLGVEVRQVMFAVGQLEA, from the coding sequence ATGCAGTTCCTGATCAGCCTGCACATCAACCCGGCGGTGCTGGACGCGCTGACCGACGAGGAGAAGGTGGCGATCGGCGCCGGGCACGGCACGTTCATCGAGGCGCTGAAGCAGTCCGGGGAGCTGATCAGCACCCAGGCCCTCGTCGACCCGTCCCAGGCCGTCGTGGTGACGGTGCGCAATGGCCAGCCGGTGGTCACCGACGGCCCGTTCCTGGAGGCCAAGGAGCACCTGGGGGGCTTCTACCTGGTCGACTGCGAGGACAAGGGCCGGGCGATCGAGTTGGCCGCGCAGATCCCGGATGCCTCGGTCGAGGGCCTGGGCGTCGAGGTGCGGCAGGTGATGTTCGCTGTCGGACAATTGGAGGCATGA
- a CDS encoding NACHT and WD40 repeat domain-containing protein, with protein sequence MSISASNRSAAAYRMDHVEVHDHQHHHYPPTPDPVPGLVRVGTVPPLASEADDLARTVDAQWREEARARSLRDPQVVPLTWSATRRAVADGPEAVFGRGQAGRITRVSVDGRLEGGFDAAVASLGEDFGRIPSGRLVVLGEPGAGKTVLALLLTLGLLGRRAPGTPVPVLLSVGGWDPVRRSLADWVVGTLADTYYAGRTEIPRRLLHQGLLVPVLDGLDEIPEAARRNAVKEVNRFIGTDRPVVVTCRSAEYEDVITGGSPVLRRAPVVEVRPVQVEDTVAYLESVDWPDGTSWDRVVHHLRTESDSPVHQALLTPLMISLARMVYARCGGDPAELLDPERFESRHGIEDYLSSRVIEAAYAPDRLLSGAPADPSDPAGFPGAGRPLTPPGAAGAPGAATAAAAAGAGWDAETARRLLTYLALYLHRHGERDLAWWRMSGRLLPAWAVPAAALALGMVMAAVAVVGSGVASHREALPALGIGGLLVGIGTAVVAVALLAVPERLPGRLSSGRAGSLRRLRRGFLKGFGLTMVLTVPMPATFALILAIEEEPLSVYLNYVQLIGGCTAFACVVGLGLAAHHWLDSPPRSAVQATPDLFLVEDRRASAVGAGSAGLVVALLTWPLVLVGFVIGGISGRALSGWPGWPDHYDLGGVVRSMFASVYTPGSGFGNYSAKLVLVPVLSSLVLGAGFTLAALMTRAYPRFLIMLAYLAFQKRLPMRFMAFLRDARNRGLLRQSGAAYQFRHARLQEYLVAAATVPDGQRSAARGAGLDTEGRRGENRGRIGGRGRVVALACAVLAVVVLATPLTNRPTDSSSAVLGGFHTGVEHVAFGPDGRTLATVDGGTLWSLIGSDTAYVGVWSLDDGHRIARMECSGSLDRVFFAGKGRALVAAGRTGPTERPRRYIQVWEAGSGTALSGPDGGESAAYAGLGADDQVSLLSIAADPDALTLRDARDGHTISQLTGPSARGATSAVLSPDARFVVTTTRNSLMQLWRVADGHPIGDAGTGFEPTASFSADSSVVAMVATDGKKVEVRDTFQGRIISTLQTESASASQVLLSPDGSTAATDTYSDVQLWNTATGSKIGSPLAGTEPDTSDGHHDAVMRFSPDGRTLATTVGPDLEQIRLWNTADGQPIGPVRSGHVKAVNDIAFSPDGLTLATASDDKTVRLWRLDTLGLRERAGALGKR encoded by the coding sequence GTGTCGATCTCGGCGAGCAACCGCTCGGCGGCGGCGTACCGCATGGATCATGTGGAGGTGCACGACCACCAGCACCATCACTACCCGCCGACCCCTGACCCGGTGCCGGGGCTGGTGCGAGTCGGGACGGTACCGCCGCTGGCGTCCGAGGCCGACGACTTGGCCCGTACCGTCGACGCGCAGTGGCGGGAGGAGGCCAGGGCCCGCAGTCTGCGGGACCCCCAGGTGGTGCCGCTGACGTGGTCCGCGACCCGGCGGGCCGTTGCCGACGGCCCGGAGGCGGTGTTCGGCCGGGGCCAGGCCGGACGGATCACGCGGGTCAGCGTCGACGGCAGGCTGGAAGGCGGCTTCGACGCGGCGGTCGCCTCCCTCGGCGAGGACTTCGGGCGCATCCCCAGCGGGCGGCTGGTGGTGCTCGGCGAGCCGGGCGCCGGGAAGACCGTGCTCGCGCTGCTGCTGACCCTGGGCCTGCTCGGACGCCGCGCGCCCGGCACCCCGGTGCCGGTCCTGCTGTCCGTGGGCGGCTGGGACCCGGTGCGCAGGTCGCTGGCCGACTGGGTGGTCGGCACGCTGGCCGACACCTATTACGCCGGGCGCACCGAGATCCCGCGCCGGCTGCTGCACCAGGGGCTGCTCGTGCCGGTCCTCGACGGCCTCGACGAGATCCCCGAAGCAGCCCGGCGCAACGCAGTAAAGGAGGTCAACCGCTTCATCGGGACGGACCGTCCCGTGGTGGTGACCTGCAGGTCGGCCGAGTACGAGGACGTGATCACCGGCGGTTCCCCGGTGCTGCGCCGCGCGCCAGTGGTGGAGGTGCGTCCGGTCCAGGTCGAAGACACCGTGGCCTATCTGGAGAGCGTGGACTGGCCTGACGGCACCTCGTGGGACCGGGTCGTGCATCACCTGCGCACGGAGTCCGACAGCCCGGTCCACCAGGCCCTGCTCACACCGCTGATGATCTCGCTCGCCCGCATGGTGTATGCGCGGTGCGGTGGGGACCCGGCCGAACTGCTCGACCCGGAACGGTTCGAATCCCGGCACGGCATCGAGGACTACCTCTCCTCCCGGGTGATCGAGGCCGCCTACGCACCGGACCGGCTACTGTCCGGTGCACCGGCCGACCCGTCGGACCCGGCCGGATTCCCGGGCGCGGGAAGGCCGTTGACGCCACCCGGTGCCGCGGGCGCGCCCGGTGCGGCCACCGCAGCGGCGGCCGCCGGAGCCGGGTGGGACGCCGAAACCGCCCGGCGCCTGCTGACGTACCTCGCCCTGTACCTGCATCGCCACGGCGAACGCGACCTGGCCTGGTGGCGGATGTCGGGCCGGCTGCTCCCGGCGTGGGCCGTGCCGGCCGCGGCGCTCGCCCTCGGTATGGTCATGGCGGCTGTGGCAGTCGTGGGGTCCGGCGTGGCATCGCACCGGGAGGCGCTGCCCGCACTCGGGATCGGCGGCCTGCTCGTCGGGATCGGCACGGCAGTGGTGGCTGTCGCCCTGCTCGCCGTACCCGAACGACTGCCCGGGCGCCTGTCCTCGGGCCGGGCCGGATCGCTGCGCCGGCTGCGCCGCGGATTCCTCAAGGGCTTCGGGCTCACCATGGTCCTGACAGTCCCGATGCCGGCCACTTTCGCCCTGATCCTGGCGATCGAGGAGGAGCCGCTCTCCGTTTACCTGAACTACGTCCAGCTGATCGGCGGCTGCACGGCTTTCGCCTGTGTGGTGGGGCTGGGGTTGGCGGCTCACCACTGGCTCGATTCACCGCCCCGCTCGGCGGTCCAGGCGACGCCGGACCTGTTCCTCGTGGAGGACCGGCGGGCGTCGGCCGTCGGCGCGGGGAGCGCGGGGCTGGTGGTGGCGCTGCTGACCTGGCCCCTGGTCCTGGTGGGCTTCGTGATCGGTGGGATCAGCGGGCGGGCCCTCAGCGGTTGGCCGGGGTGGCCCGACCACTACGACCTGGGCGGCGTCGTGCGCTCGATGTTCGCGAGCGTGTATACCCCGGGGAGCGGATTCGGTAATTACAGTGCCAAGTTGGTGCTGGTCCCCGTCCTCTCGTCGCTGGTGCTGGGTGCCGGCTTCACCCTCGCCGCGCTCATGACGAGGGCCTACCCGCGATTCCTGATCATGCTTGCCTATCTGGCGTTCCAGAAGCGGCTGCCCATGCGGTTCATGGCGTTCCTGCGCGACGCGCGGAACCGGGGGCTACTGCGGCAGTCGGGAGCGGCGTACCAGTTCCGCCATGCACGGCTGCAGGAGTATCTGGTGGCCGCTGCGACGGTGCCGGACGGGCAACGATCCGCCGCCCGAGGGGCGGGCCTCGACACGGAGGGCCGCCGGGGCGAAAACCGTGGCCGGATCGGGGGCCGAGGCCGGGTGGTTGCGCTCGCCTGTGCGGTGCTGGCGGTCGTGGTGCTGGCGACTCCCCTCACCAACCGCCCGACGGACTCGTCCAGTGCCGTACTCGGCGGATTCCACACGGGAGTGGAACACGTGGCGTTCGGCCCCGACGGCCGGACCCTGGCCACCGTGGACGGCGGCACGCTGTGGAGCCTCATCGGCAGCGACACGGCGTACGTAGGAGTGTGGAGCCTCGACGACGGACACCGCATCGCACGGATGGAGTGCTCCGGGTCGCTCGACAGGGTGTTCTTCGCCGGCAAGGGTCGTGCTCTGGTCGCCGCCGGGCGGACGGGACCCACCGAGCGACCCCGGCGCTACATTCAGGTGTGGGAGGCCGGCTCCGGCACCGCGCTGAGCGGACCCGACGGCGGGGAATCTGCCGCCTACGCGGGACTGGGCGCGGACGACCAGGTAAGCCTGCTCAGCATCGCGGCCGACCCCGACGCCTTGACATTGCGCGACGCCCGGGACGGGCACACGATCAGCCAGCTGACCGGGCCGAGCGCGCGGGGCGCTACGTCCGCCGTCCTCAGCCCTGACGCGCGCTTCGTGGTCACCACGACCCGGAATTCCCTGATGCAGCTCTGGCGGGTGGCCGACGGCCACCCGATCGGTGACGCAGGCACCGGCTTCGAGCCCACAGCCTCCTTCAGCGCCGACTCCTCCGTTGTGGCGATGGTTGCGACGGACGGGAAGAAGGTCGAAGTACGGGACACCTTCCAGGGACGGATCATCAGCACCTTGCAGACTGAAAGCGCCAGTGCTAGCCAAGTGCTGCTCAGCCCGGACGGCAGTACGGCGGCGACCGACACCTACTCCGACGTCCAACTGTGGAACACGGCAACGGGCAGTAAGATCGGCAGCCCGCTTGCCGGCACGGAGCCTGACACGTCGGACGGGCACCACGACGCCGTGATGCGCTTCAGCCCGGACGGGCGCACGCTCGCGACGACGGTGGGCCCGGACCTGGAGCAGATCCGGCTGTGGAACACCGCGGACGGACAGCCGATCGGCCCTGTTCGGTCCGGTCACGTCAAAGCGGTCAACGACATCGCGTTCAGCCCCGACGGACTCACCCTGGCCACAGCATCCGACGACAAGACCGTACGGCTGTGGCGGCTCGACACTCTGGGGCTGCGGGAACGGGCGGGTGCACTCGGCAAGAGGTGA
- a CDS encoding acyl-CoA-binding protein: MTLQAQFAQAQADSKTLSERPDNMTMLKLYALFKQGSSGNVQGERPRMTDFVGRAKWDAWNEVKGTTQEDAQQQYIDMVENLKN, translated from the coding sequence ATGACGCTTCAGGCTCAGTTCGCGCAGGCACAGGCCGATTCCAAGACGCTCTCCGAGCGCCCGGACAACATGACGATGTTGAAGCTGTACGCCCTGTTCAAGCAGGGCAGCAGCGGGAACGTCCAGGGCGAGCGCCCAAGGATGACCGACTTCGTCGGCCGGGCCAAGTGGGACGCCTGGAACGAGGTCAAGGGCACAACACAAGAAGACGCACAGCAGCAGTACATCGACATGGTCGAGAACCTGAAGAACTGA
- a CDS encoding RNA polymerase sigma factor: MTAPVTEDLLRELTPQVLSALVRRYGGFEDCEDAVQEAVLAATVQWPSEGVPDNPRGWLVTVASRRFIDQMRSERARRERESATSAEVAPAEVSDSDDTLVLLFLCCHPTLTAASQTALTLRAVGGLTTAEIARAFLVPEPTMAARISRAKQRIRAAGSTFALPEGTERKERLRVVLQVLYLIFNEGYTASSGSELHRPDLAREAIRLTRTVHAQLPEDGEVTGLLALMLLTHARRETRTTATGDLVPLDEQDRTRWDGRLIDEGLTLARASLAGPALGPYQLQAAIAATHADAATTEETNWPQVHALYLILERIAPNPMVTLNRAIALAETEGPSAGLALLATLDGDERMAGHHRLLSVRAHLLERTDDLAGAHEHYRRAARATASIAEQRYLESRASRVKPATRPSPRLDE, from the coding sequence ATGACAGCACCGGTGACGGAGGACCTGCTGCGTGAGCTCACGCCGCAGGTCCTCAGCGCTTTGGTACGGCGGTACGGCGGGTTCGAGGACTGCGAGGACGCGGTGCAGGAGGCCGTCCTCGCCGCCACCGTGCAGTGGCCGTCCGAGGGGGTGCCGGACAACCCGCGTGGCTGGCTGGTGACGGTCGCGTCCCGTCGTTTCATCGACCAGATGCGCAGCGAGCGGGCCCGCCGCGAACGGGAGTCCGCGACTTCGGCGGAGGTCGCTCCCGCCGAGGTGTCGGACAGCGACGACACGCTCGTGCTGTTGTTCCTGTGCTGCCATCCGACGCTGACCGCGGCCTCCCAGACGGCGCTGACGCTGCGGGCGGTCGGCGGCCTGACCACGGCCGAGATCGCCCGGGCGTTCCTGGTGCCGGAGCCCACCATGGCGGCCAGGATCAGCCGGGCCAAGCAGCGCATCAGGGCTGCCGGCAGCACGTTCGCCCTGCCGGAGGGCACCGAGCGCAAGGAGCGACTGCGGGTCGTGTTGCAGGTCCTCTACCTGATCTTCAACGAGGGCTACACCGCCTCCTCCGGGAGCGAGCTGCACCGCCCCGACCTCGCGCGCGAGGCGATCCGACTGACCAGGACGGTGCACGCGCAGCTGCCCGAGGACGGCGAGGTGACCGGGCTGCTGGCGCTGATGCTGCTGACCCACGCGCGCCGGGAGACGCGTACGACCGCGACCGGGGACCTGGTGCCGCTGGACGAGCAGGACCGGACGCGCTGGGACGGCCGGCTGATCGACGAGGGGCTGACGCTGGCCAGGGCGTCGCTGGCCGGGCCGGCGCTGGGGCCTTACCAGCTGCAGGCTGCCATCGCCGCCACACACGCCGACGCGGCCACCACCGAGGAGACCAACTGGCCGCAGGTGCACGCCCTCTACCTGATCCTGGAACGGATCGCACCGAACCCGATGGTCACCCTCAACCGCGCGATCGCACTCGCCGAGACCGAGGGCCCGTCAGCCGGGCTGGCCTTGCTCGCCACACTGGACGGTGACGAGCGGATGGCCGGGCACCACCGACTGCTGTCCGTGCGGGCGCATCTGCTGGAGCGGACCGACGACCTGGCCGGGGCCCACGAGCACTACCGACGCGCCGCGAGAGCCACCGCCAGCATCGCCGAGCAGCGCTACCTGGAATCCCGGGCCAGCCGGGTGAAACCGGCGACGAGGCCCTCCCCCCGCCTGGACGAGTAG
- a CDS encoding TniB family NTP-binding protein: MLAMEFARFIGLPLPSRYSQVEVTNKVCDLLCTLGCRLVLIDELHNLDIGTRVGAEASDQIKYLSERIPATFVLAGVDVEGTGLFAGRRGGQIASRYSLTPTSAFRHTTADQRGPGSPSSRRSRNRCGRTPTGRAPC; this comes from the coding sequence ATGCTGGCCATGGAGTTCGCCCGGTTCATCGGGCTGCCGCTGCCGTCCCGTTACAGCCAGGTCGAGGTCACCAACAAGGTCTGCGATCTGCTCTGCACTCTCGGCTGCCGTCTCGTGCTTATCGACGAGCTGCACAATCTCGACATCGGTACACGGGTCGGCGCCGAGGCATCCGACCAGATCAAGTACCTCTCCGAACGGATCCCGGCGACCTTCGTCCTGGCGGGCGTCGACGTCGAGGGCACCGGCCTGTTCGCCGGACGGCGCGGCGGACAGATCGCCAGCCGCTACAGCCTCACCCCCACCAGTGCCTTCCGGCACACGACCGCAGACCAGCGCGGGCCTGGCAGTCCCTCGTCGCGACGCTCGAGGAATCGCTGCGGCCGCACGCCCACCGGCCGGGCACCTTGCTGA
- a CDS encoding helicase associated domain-containing protein encodes MKLRAFNPRAVEWQRMHAVATAFHIERGHLDPTDKTKNAELISWLTRQRHLHGQGLLDAARIWELDALGMIWSKNANVWERGHAYAAAFHRRHGHLAIPATAKVDDYAVGAWMRRQRKADNLTADQAAKLDALDELWRLEPDWNRSYRRLLAYLAAGGTLDGPANRTGLGDDPAFRPGTWLRKQEKARTDGKLTDQQTALLDALTRHVETVIG; translated from the coding sequence GTGAAGCTGCGCGCGTTCAACCCGCGTGCGGTCGAGTGGCAGCGCATGCACGCCGTCGCTACCGCGTTCCACATCGAGCGCGGCCACCTCGACCCCACCGACAAGACGAAGAACGCCGAGCTGATCTCCTGGCTCACCCGCCAGCGCCACCTCCACGGCCAGGGCCTGCTCGACGCCGCCCGGATCTGGGAGCTGGACGCGCTCGGCATGATCTGGTCGAAGAACGCCAACGTCTGGGAGCGCGGCCATGCCTACGCCGCCGCCTTCCACCGCCGGCACGGCCACCTCGCGATCCCCGCGACCGCGAAGGTCGACGACTACGCGGTCGGCGCGTGGATGCGCCGCCAGCGCAAGGCCGACAACCTCACCGCCGACCAGGCCGCCAAGCTGGACGCGCTGGACGAGCTGTGGCGCCTGGAGCCGGACTGGAACCGCTCCTACCGGCGCCTGCTCGCCTACCTTGCCGCCGGCGGCACCCTTGACGGCCCCGCCAACCGCACCGGCCTCGGCGACGACCCGGCATTCCGGCCCGGCACCTGGCTGCGCAAGCAGGAGAAGGCCCGCACCGACGGGAAGCTGACCGACCAGCAGACCGCCCTCTTGGACGCGCTCACCCGGCACGTCGAGACCGTCATTGGTTGA
- a CDS encoding chromosome partitioning protein, which produces MEVAVGYIFAWAVRKARLVAGRADGEVDRALGAGMDRVHDVVSRKLGQDAALVQVVEEANADPARLSEDSRQWLALSLNNAAKRDAEFAAELLAAVEAARVAERAARVQASGDGVAIGGGVSMHAESGSVVAVRIDGPVTIGSPAPSPPGAAQG; this is translated from the coding sequence GTGGAGGTCGCGGTGGGGTACATCTTCGCCTGGGCCGTACGCAAGGCGCGGCTGGTCGCCGGCCGGGCGGACGGGGAGGTGGACCGGGCGCTTGGGGCCGGGATGGATCGGGTCCACGACGTGGTCAGCCGCAAGCTCGGGCAGGATGCCGCGCTGGTCCAGGTCGTGGAGGAGGCGAATGCCGACCCTGCCCGGCTGTCGGAGGACTCGCGGCAGTGGCTGGCGCTCAGCCTGAACAACGCTGCGAAGCGTGACGCGGAGTTCGCCGCTGAACTGCTCGCCGCGGTGGAGGCGGCCCGGGTCGCAGAGCGCGCCGCCCGGGTGCAGGCGAGCGGAGACGGCGTGGCAATCGGCGGAGGCGTGTCCATGCATGCGGAGAGCGGGTCCGTCGTGGCCGTCCGGATCGACGGGCCAGTGACGATCGGTTCGCCGGCCCCTTCCCCGCCGGGGGCGGCCCAGGGCTGA
- a CDS encoding CehA/McbA family metallohydrolase yields MSFPPVRAVGRGATWYRGDSHVHSVRSGGGELTPEELVVRARAAGLDFIATTEHKAAAEPGAWGHLAADDFLIVLGQEVTTKTGHWLALGLRPGQVVDWNYGVSDGLIDQCLDQVHRVRGLCVAAHPHAPYPSGDFMYSFQGFDVVEVWNGPWTSDQPWQADNEVALAEWGRSLAADIQTGSWRPAMGSSDTHLEGQIGIPHTVVFAEELSTEAILAGIRSGRSWIAESAAVEVSFVAHLEGHIAGVGERLATHGGQVEVRAAIQGVPAATVSFHTDRGKVHRAAVPGDGAGLVQWYTTAEDSAFVRIEVRHPDGTVAALTNPIILF; encoded by the coding sequence TTGAGCTTCCCGCCGGTGCGGGCGGTCGGACGCGGGGCGACCTGGTACCGCGGCGACAGCCATGTCCACTCCGTGCGCTCGGGTGGGGGAGAACTCACTCCGGAAGAGTTGGTGGTCCGAGCCCGCGCCGCCGGGCTCGACTTCATCGCGACGACAGAGCACAAAGCTGCTGCGGAACCCGGTGCATGGGGGCATCTGGCCGCCGATGACTTCTTGATTGTTCTCGGTCAGGAAGTGACCACGAAGACCGGGCACTGGCTCGCGCTCGGCCTCCGACCCGGCCAGGTCGTCGACTGGAATTACGGGGTCAGCGACGGACTGATCGATCAGTGTCTGGACCAGGTCCATCGGGTGAGGGGCCTGTGCGTGGCGGCGCATCCGCATGCGCCCTATCCATCAGGCGACTTCATGTACTCCTTCCAGGGCTTCGACGTGGTGGAGGTGTGGAACGGGCCATGGACTTCGGACCAGCCCTGGCAGGCTGACAACGAGGTCGCCCTGGCCGAATGGGGGCGAAGCCTCGCAGCCGACATTCAGACGGGTTCGTGGCGGCCGGCGATGGGCAGCAGCGACACGCACTTGGAAGGGCAGATCGGCATACCTCACACGGTGGTCTTCGCCGAGGAGTTGAGCACGGAGGCGATCCTGGCGGGGATCCGCTCGGGCCGGAGCTGGATCGCCGAGTCGGCGGCCGTGGAGGTGTCGTTCGTGGCCCATTTGGAGGGTCACATCGCCGGAGTGGGGGAGCGGCTCGCAACGCATGGTGGGCAAGTCGAGGTCCGCGCAGCGATACAGGGCGTGCCGGCGGCGACCGTCAGTTTCCACACCGATCGGGGGAAGGTTCACCGCGCGGCCGTTCCGGGTGATGGAGCAGGTCTGGTGCAGTGGTACACGACAGCCGAGGACTCGGCGTTCGTCCGCATCGAGGTCCGCCATCCCGACGGGACCGTCGCCGCACTCACCAATCCGATCATCCTGTTCTGA
- a CDS encoding MFS transporter — protein sequence MRVNRAWLGLVLLMLPTFLVALDTTALLLALPRLSADLGAGGVEQLWISDVYGFAVAGLVITMGTLGDRIGRRRLLLLGAAAFAVLSVVAAFAVDPLMLIVARALLGVAGATLAPSTLALITSMFRDERRRGRAIALWASCQFAGGALGPVLAGFLLQYFWWGSVFLVSVPAMALLLIAGPVLLPESRGEGAGRLDPASVGMSLAAVLLVIYGIKQLAVGSAPLVPALAVVVGAAIGAAFVRRQLRLETPLLELRLLRARPFTAVLVALVLAGVAMAGTGLLVTQYLQNVLGHSPATSALLFAPMGLGVAVGTVAAPALAARMRQRTAIAGGLAVSALGGLLLVGVDGAHALPLVMTGVTVLALGTGPLFALGTGLVVGSVPPERAGSAASMSETGNYLGGSLGFALLGVLAAVVYRSRMHGTSGSLADAVAASRRLPAARGAELLHHAREAFTAGLHVVGGVAAVVFATSSVLILTMRPARPTTPAAVPDYEAVPS from the coding sequence ATGCGAGTCAACCGGGCATGGCTGGGGTTGGTCCTCCTCATGCTGCCCACCTTCCTCGTCGCACTGGACACGACAGCGCTGCTCCTGGCGCTCCCACGGTTGAGTGCCGACCTGGGGGCGGGCGGCGTCGAGCAGCTGTGGATCAGTGACGTATACGGATTTGCGGTGGCCGGCCTGGTCATCACGATGGGGACGCTCGGCGACCGGATCGGTCGCCGACGGCTGCTGCTGCTCGGCGCAGCGGCTTTCGCAGTGCTCTCGGTCGTGGCCGCCTTCGCGGTCGACCCGCTGATGCTGATCGTTGCGCGTGCGCTGCTGGGTGTGGCCGGTGCGACGTTGGCGCCGTCGACGCTGGCATTGATCACCAGCATGTTCCGCGACGAACGCCGGCGCGGGAGGGCGATCGCGCTCTGGGCGAGCTGCCAGTTCGCCGGCGGCGCGCTCGGCCCGGTGCTTGCCGGGTTCTTGCTCCAGTACTTCTGGTGGGGGTCGGTGTTTCTGGTCTCGGTGCCGGCGATGGCGCTGCTGCTGATCGCCGGGCCGGTTCTGCTGCCGGAGTCCCGCGGCGAGGGTGCCGGGCGGCTCGACCCGGCGAGCGTCGGCATGTCGCTGGCTGCGGTACTGCTGGTGATCTACGGCATCAAGCAGCTGGCCGTCGGGAGCGCGCCGCTCGTGCCGGCCCTCGCCGTGGTCGTCGGCGCCGCGATCGGCGCCGCGTTCGTGCGCCGCCAACTGCGGTTGGAGACGCCGCTGCTGGAGTTGCGGCTGCTGCGAGCCCGCCCGTTCACGGCCGTGCTCGTCGCGCTGGTCCTCGCCGGCGTCGCCATGGCCGGGACGGGCTTGCTGGTGACCCAGTACCTGCAGAACGTGCTGGGCCACTCGCCGGCCACGTCGGCGCTGCTCTTCGCCCCCATGGGCCTGGGCGTGGCGGTCGGCACCGTGGCCGCGCCGGCGCTGGCCGCGCGGATGCGGCAGCGGACCGCGATCGCCGGCGGTCTGGCGGTGTCGGCACTGGGCGGCCTCCTGCTGGTCGGTGTCGACGGGGCGCACGCCCTGCCCCTGGTGATGACCGGCGTCACGGTCCTCGCGCTGGGCACCGGCCCGCTGTTCGCACTGGGCACCGGCCTGGTCGTCGGCTCGGTGCCGCCGGAGCGCGCCGGCTCGGCGGCGTCGATGTCGGAGACCGGGAACTACCTCGGCGGCTCGCTCGGCTTCGCGCTGCTCGGGGTACTGGCCGCGGTGGTCTACCGCAGCCGGATGCACGGCACCTCCGGCTCCCTGGCCGACGCCGTCGCCGCGAGCCGGCGCCTTCCCGCCGCCCGGGGCGCAGAACTCCTGCACCACGCGCGGGAGGCGTTCACCGCCGGCCTGCACGTCGTCGGCGGTGTGGCCGCGGTCGTCTTCGCCACGTCGTCCGTACTGATCCTGACCATGCGTCCGGCACGCCCGACCACCCCGGCTGCGGTCCCCGACTACGAGGCGGTCCCTTCATAG
- a CDS encoding formylglycine-generating enzyme family protein, whose protein sequence is MDASAGKMIAVPQGQVTLSDRRTQRSWSVELAPYELAAFPVTQALYAQVTGLRPSTAQVDTMPVENVSWWDAVRFCNALSQRDGIAPAYHLHADGEGIEWDASGDGYRLPTEAEWEHACRAGTTGPHYGPLDEIAWYRGNSHEQIHDVGGKRPNPWGLYDMLGNVWDWCWDIYDAEVYGDYRVLRGGGWFDEHWSCRASARRRSHPTFQVDDVGFRIARSLVS, encoded by the coding sequence ATGGATGCGAGCGCAGGAAAGATGATCGCCGTTCCGCAGGGGCAGGTAACGCTGTCGGACCGGCGGACACAACGCAGTTGGTCGGTCGAGCTTGCGCCCTATGAACTCGCGGCTTTCCCAGTCACCCAGGCACTGTACGCACAGGTCACCGGCCTGCGGCCGAGCACCGCCCAGGTGGACACAATGCCCGTCGAGAACGTTTCCTGGTGGGACGCGGTCCGATTCTGCAATGCGCTGTCCCAACGCGACGGGATCGCACCCGCCTACCACCTCCATGCCGACGGCGAAGGCATCGAGTGGGACGCGTCCGGCGACGGGTACCGGCTACCGACCGAAGCCGAGTGGGAGCACGCCTGCCGTGCCGGTACGACCGGACCGCACTACGGACCTCTCGACGAGATCGCTTGGTACCGCGGCAACTCCCACGAGCAGATCCACGACGTAGGTGGCAAACGGCCCAACCCGTGGGGCCTTTACGACATGCTCGGCAACGTCTGGGACTGGTGCTGGGACATCTACGACGCCGAGGTCTACGGAGACTACAGAGTGCTACGCGGCGGAGGCTGGTTCGACGAGCACTGGAGCTGCCGGGCCTCCGCGCGGCGCCGCAGCCATCCGACTTTCCAGGTCGACGACGTGGGATTCCGCATCGCACGTTCCCTCGTGTCCTGA
- a CDS encoding VOC family protein encodes MASPSSTSPRSRDHDLILKRSVAPAAPLAVIQVDDLDATRQAVIEAGGTVTVEAFDFPGGRRIHFREPGGNELAVWVPMSQG; translated from the coding sequence GTGGCATCGCCGAGTTCCACGTCGCCGAGAAGTCGAGATCACGATCTCATTCTGAAACGATCAGTAGCCCCGGCCGCGCCGTTGGCTGTGATCCAGGTCGACGACCTCGATGCGACACGGCAAGCCGTGATCGAGGCGGGCGGCACGGTCACGGTCGAGGCGTTCGACTTTCCTGGCGGGCGGCGCATTCATTTTCGTGAGCCCGGCGGGAACGAACTGGCCGTCTGGGTTCCGATGAGCCAGGGGTGA